From a single Eriocheir sinensis breed Jianghai 21 unplaced genomic scaffold, ASM2467909v1 Scaffold1040, whole genome shotgun sequence genomic region:
- the LOC126989071 gene encoding uncharacterized protein LOC126989071, with product MVSSENVESQALAMLRQCDKERKRKARTMETNAEETAKEKTAVRPTEKDPGTAHETAKKIHAEAPLGATEVDERPVVRSPLAISRPEREDVVRSRPLASSPTERDLVVRSPMASSTAEREVVRLPLASSQDVNRAEGRRDAIDVFRADTPSTSDEEPSDVEVLPEKQLPQQIQEILNVVLKHVSKKFEEVSKKFEKVKTSVDNLQKQLQPVLPGPSQRVTDGETPLPTGFVPVLPKDPYEVLTYFGFPASTPDSLVSKHRHYFLGNASTEPMRTHRLALRKALVQLCPLPKPQSGKGGLTPSIRQLLHYLAPRDVWVHFCLKGYSKSKRNMESEMPKFVRMIQATMSIKRQVDESTVNAHLSEALRKESDRSGFRNTARPKKTTAPNTSTPSTSDVPGTSGHGTGQDEGESDPIISTTMRKVSYRCRVVMIPTGLQMNGTRTMKNQSLNNKVYIDTE from the exons ATGGTATCAAGTGAAAATGTCGAAAGTCAGGCTTTGGCGATGTTGCGGCAATGTGataaggaacgaaaaaggaaGGCAAGAACGATGGAAACAAATGCAGAAGAAACTGCTAAAGAAAAAACTGCAGTACGTCCAACTGAAAAAGAT CCTGGTACAGCTCACGAAACTGCAAAGAAAATACATGCGGAGGCCCCGCTTGGTGCTACAGAGGTAGACGAGAGGCCGGTCGTCAGATCACCTCTGGCCATTTCTCGGCCCGAGAGGGAGGACGTCGTCAGATCACGTCCCCTGGCCAGTTCTCCGACCGAGAGGGACCTGGTCGTCAGATCACCTATGGCCAGTTCTACGGCCGAGAGGGAGGTCGTCAGATTACCTCTGGCCAGTTCTCAAGATGTCAACAGAGCTGAAGGCAGACGAGACGCCATTGACGTCTTTAGAGCAGATACACCCAGTACGTCTGATGAAGAACCCAGTGACGTAGAA GTCCTGCCCGAGAAACAGCTGccacaacaaatacaagaaattTTGAATGTCGTACTAAAACATGTAAGCAAAAAATTTGAGGAAGTAAGCAAAAAATTTGAGAAAGTGAAAACTTCTGTGGATAACCTTCAGAAACAGCTGCAACCAGTACTTCCAGGACCTTCGCAGCGGGTGACTGACGGTGAGACACCTCTCCCTACCGGATTTGTGCCTGTCCTTCCAAAGGACCCCTATGAAGTGCTAACATACTTCGGTTTTCCTGCTAGCACACCCGACAGt CTCGTATCAAAACACAGGCACTACTTTCTTGGCAATGCATCGACAGAGCCAATGAGAACTCACCGGTTGGCACTGAGGAAGGCATTAGTTCAGCTATGCCCGTTGCCCAAGCCTCAGTCGGGAAAAGGTGGCCTGACCCCCTCCATCCGCCAACTCCTACATTATTTAGCACCCAGAGATGTCTGGGTGCACTTCTGTTTGAAGGGCTACTCCAAATCTAAGAGAAATATGGAGTCTGAAATGCCGAAATTTGTGCGCATGATTCAGGCGACAATGAGCATAAAACGCCAAGTCGACGAGTCGACGGTGAACGCTCATTTATCGGAGGcattaaggaaagaaagtgacAGATCAGGCTTCCGTAACACGGCGCGACCCAAGAAAACGACAGCACCAAACACAAGCACACCGTCCACGTCGGACGTACCAGGAACGTCAGGGCATGGGACTGGTCAAGACGAGGGAGAAAGTGACCCGATTATATCGACAACGATGCGGAAAGTATCGTACCGCTGTCGAGTGGTAATGATACCGACAGGGCTACAGATGAACGGTACTCGGACGATGAAGAATCAATCACTGAATAACAAAGTATATATAGATACTgagtga